GAAGAAATTGCTTACTTAAACGGGTGGATTAACCGCGACGAAATTATGAAAGTTTATGAAGTCCTGCGCAAAAATCAATACGGGCAATATTTGAAGGATATTCTTGACGGCAAATATATAGATACTCATTAAAGATTTTGATTTTCACTATTCTACTCGTCTGCGAAGCAGGCGGGTGGGCGGGTGGGAGTAGAATAAAGCGTGATTTTGACAATAAGGAGGTAATATTAATTGCAGAAAATTTTTATAACCGGGGCAAATGGGCAGCTAGGGCGCGATTTAGTTCATGAGCTTACTTCACGGGGAGTCTCTTGTATTGCGTCCGATATTCAAGAAAGTTTTTCAGGCTCTGAGTCCTGCGAATATGTGAAACTCGATATTACGAATTATAATGACGTTGAGAAAGTATTAAAAATTGTCCGTCCTGATAGAATAATTCATTGTGCTGCGTGGACTGCTGTAGACTTGGCCGAAGATGAGAATAATAAATCTAAAGTTTTCGCAATAAACGTAACAGGAACGGAAAATCTTGCGCGCCTATGTTCAGAATTAAATATTATAATGACTTATATCAGCACTGATTATGTTTTCAACGGTGAGGGCGTAAGAGCGTGGCAGCCTGATGACGAAGATTTTAACCCATTAAATTATTACGGATTCACGAAATTAGAAGGAGAATTTGCCGTTAAAAAATTTTTGCGTGATTTCTTTATAGTTCGTATAGCGTGGGCATTTGGTAAGAGCGGCAATAATTTTGTCAAGACAATGCTAAAACTTTCAGAGAATCATAATAC
This Synergistaceae bacterium DNA region includes the following protein-coding sequences:
- the rfbD gene encoding dTDP-4-dehydrorhamnose reductase gives rise to the protein MQKIFITGANGQLGRDLVHELTSRGVSCIASDIQESFSGSESCEYVKLDITNYNDVEKVLKIVRPDRIIHCAAWTAVDLAEDENNKSKVFAINVTGTENLARLCSELNIIMTYISTDYVFNGEGVRAWQPDDEDFNPLNYYGFTKLEGEFAVKKFLRDFFIVRIAWAFGKSGNNFVKTMLKLSENHNTLRVVNDQIGTPTYTPDLARLLADINETNKFGIYHATNEGGFISWYDFACEIFKQAGKNINVIPVTTLEYGLSKAKRPYNSRLDKHKLKDSGFELLPDWRDALRRYLLINAN